In Blastopirellula sp. J2-11, a single genomic region encodes these proteins:
- a CDS encoding type II toxin-antitoxin system ParD family antitoxin: MPTRNINLTEQYDQFVQRQIESGAFKNASEVLRAGLRLLQQQSATEEQKLALLKQLAKEGFQSLDQGEGLTATSEKSLSNTIAKIGRRAAKSTPQRTSD; encoded by the coding sequence ATGCCGACTCGAAATATCAATCTGACCGAGCAGTACGATCAATTTGTCCAGCGGCAAATCGAATCTGGCGCCTTCAAGAACGCTAGTGAGGTTCTTCGCGCCGGTCTGCGATTGCTCCAACAACAGAGCGCGACCGAGGAGCAAAAGTTGGCCCTGTTGAAACAACTGGCCAAAGAAGGGTTCCAATCGCTTGATCAAGGTGAGGGTCTGACCGCAACGAGCGAAAAGTCGCTATCTAATACAATTGCGAAAATTGGCCGCCGAGCTGCGAAGTCGACCCCCCAGCGAACGTCGGACTAG
- a CDS encoding type II toxin-antitoxin system RelE/ParE family toxin — MARYRISVIAEQDIEAILRWTQEQFGEQGRLRYEALLIEAILDIADDPERTGVRLRPELWPGAFSYHLYFSRNHIASTIERIRRPRHFLLCRYAETGDLEIARVLHDSMDLDRHLPWDGE; from the coding sequence ATGGCCCGCTATCGCATTTCCGTAATTGCGGAACAAGACATCGAAGCCATTCTTCGTTGGACCCAAGAGCAATTCGGAGAGCAGGGTCGACTCCGCTACGAAGCCTTGTTGATCGAAGCAATCTTGGATATTGCGGACGATCCAGAACGGACCGGTGTGCGACTGCGTCCCGAACTTTGGCCAGGCGCATTCTCTTACCACCTTTACTTCAGTCGCAATCACATCGCGTCAACGATAGAACGTATTCGACGACCGCGACATTTTCTCCTCTGCAGATATGCGGAAACCGGTGATTTAGAGATTGCCCGCGTTCTGCACGACAGTATGGATTTAGATCGACATCTTCCTTGGGATGGCGAATAG
- a CDS encoding 2-hydroxyacid dehydrogenase yields the protein MQVAVFSTKSYDREFLLRAAADTEIRYDFFEERLTERTVVLARDFPAVCCFVNDELSAEVITAIAANGTKMIALRCAGFNNCDLPTAAALGVKVARVPAYSPYAVAEHTVGLILTLNRKFHKAYNRVREGNFALHGMLGFDLHGRTVGVIGTGKIGQIAATILQGFGCRILAYDVQQNPECVAKGVEYVELDQIFAESDILTLHCPLLPATKHLINAASIAKMKPGVMLINTSRGALVDAKAAIEGLKSGQIGYVGLDVYEEEAELFFEDRSELVIQDDVFSRLLTFPNVLITGHQGFFTRNALEAISQVTTNNLQQFLQGAKLTNEVLAG from the coding sequence GTGCAAGTCGCTGTATTTAGCACCAAGTCGTACGATCGAGAGTTCTTGCTGCGCGCTGCCGCCGACACCGAGATCCGCTACGATTTTTTTGAAGAACGTCTGACCGAGCGTACCGTCGTTTTGGCCCGCGATTTTCCGGCGGTCTGCTGTTTTGTAAATGATGAACTCTCGGCCGAGGTCATCACGGCGATCGCCGCCAACGGCACGAAAATGATCGCGCTCCGCTGCGCCGGTTTTAACAACTGCGATCTGCCGACGGCGGCGGCTCTGGGGGTAAAAGTCGCCCGCGTTCCGGCTTACTCTCCTTATGCGGTCGCCGAACATACCGTGGGGCTGATTCTGACGCTCAACCGTAAGTTTCACAAAGCGTACAATCGAGTGCGCGAAGGGAACTTCGCATTGCATGGCATGCTCGGGTTCGACCTCCATGGCCGCACGGTCGGCGTGATCGGGACCGGCAAGATTGGCCAGATCGCCGCGACGATACTCCAGGGTTTCGGCTGCCGAATCCTCGCGTATGACGTGCAGCAAAATCCGGAGTGCGTCGCCAAGGGAGTCGAATATGTCGAGTTGGATCAGATCTTCGCCGAGAGCGACATCCTGACGCTGCATTGCCCGCTGCTGCCGGCGACCAAGCATCTGATCAACGCCGCAAGCATCGCCAAGATGAAGCCCGGCGTGATGCTGATCAACACCAGCCGCGGCGCACTGGTCGACGCCAAAGCGGCGATCGAAGGGCTGAAGTCAGGCCAGATCGGCTACGTCGGACTCGACGTCTACGAAGAAGAGGCCGAACTCTTCTTCGAGGATCGATCAGAACTCGTGATCCAAGACGACGTTTTCTCGCGTCTGCTCACCTTTCCCAACGTTTTGATCACCGGACACCAAGGATTCTTTACCCGCAACGCGCTCGAAGCGATCAGCCAGGTAACGACCAACAACTTGCAACAATTCTTGCAAGGCGCCAAGCTGACGAATGAAGTCCTCGCTGGTTAG
- a CDS encoding Gfo/Idh/MocA family protein codes for MKRRHFLAATSVALVLPQLTSAAAMKRKVAVIGHTGRGNYGHGLDTVWRQIPSTKIVAVADANPAGLAQTLTKLKLKQGFADYRQMLSQVRPEFVAVAPRHVDEHRDMILAAIESGAKGIYCEKAFCRTPAEADEIIAAADKTGVKIAVAHRNCYQPALQQIDQLIASGELGKLLELRGRGVGDRRGGGEDLWVLGSHVLNLVNYFAGAPKSCSALMLQDGRHVTAEDVKPGAEGLGPLAGNEIHARYETEKGIVAYYDSIADDGTNRQGFCLQLIGGKGMVTIFLDQNPIAYFTPGNPYLTAKPRISLPITTAGVGKPETHPEISKQVSNHVRGVEDLIDAVDNDRQPLCSARDGATVVEMICGVFASHVAGGKTIDFPLQPRGNALGDW; via the coding sequence ATGAAACGACGTCACTTTCTCGCCGCGACTTCCGTTGCATTGGTCTTACCGCAGCTCACTTCCGCTGCTGCTATGAAGCGCAAAGTCGCCGTGATCGGGCACACCGGCCGCGGCAACTATGGACATGGACTCGATACCGTCTGGCGACAGATCCCCAGCACCAAAATTGTCGCCGTCGCCGACGCGAATCCCGCCGGACTGGCCCAAACGCTGACGAAGCTGAAGCTAAAACAGGGCTTTGCCGATTATCGTCAGATGCTAAGCCAAGTGCGGCCCGAATTTGTCGCCGTCGCGCCGCGGCATGTCGACGAGCATCGCGACATGATCTTGGCGGCGATCGAGTCTGGCGCCAAAGGGATCTATTGCGAAAAAGCGTTTTGCCGTACTCCGGCCGAAGCAGATGAGATCATCGCCGCCGCCGATAAGACCGGCGTTAAGATCGCCGTCGCGCATCGCAATTGCTATCAACCGGCGCTCCAGCAAATTGACCAGCTGATCGCTTCCGGAGAACTTGGCAAACTGCTCGAGCTGCGAGGACGCGGCGTCGGTGATCGGCGCGGCGGAGGAGAAGATCTGTGGGTGCTGGGGTCGCACGTTCTTAATCTGGTCAACTACTTCGCCGGCGCTCCCAAGTCTTGCTCAGCGCTGATGCTGCAAGATGGTCGACACGTGACCGCCGAGGATGTGAAGCCAGGCGCGGAAGGGCTCGGGCCGCTGGCCGGCAACGAAATTCATGCTCGTTATGAAACCGAGAAGGGGATCGTCGCCTACTACGATTCGATCGCTGACGACGGAACCAATCGCCAAGGATTTTGTCTGCAGCTGATCGGCGGCAAAGGGATGGTGACGATCTTTCTCGATCAAAACCCAATTGCTTATTTCACGCCGGGCAATCCGTATCTCACCGCGAAGCCGCGCATCTCACTGCCGATCACCACCGCCGGAGTCGGCAAGCCGGAGACGCATCCTGAAATTTCCAAACAGGTCTCCAATCACGTCCGCGGCGTTGAAGATCTGATCGACGCTGTCGACAACGATCGACAGCCGCTCTGCAGCGCCCGGGATGGAGCAACCGTGGTCGAGATGATTTGCGGCGTCTTCGCGTCTCACGTCGCCGGTGGGAAGACGATCGACTTTCCGCTGCAGCCACGGGGGAATGCGTTGGGGGATTGGTAA